A genomic stretch from Falco cherrug isolate bFalChe1 chromosome 3, bFalChe1.pri, whole genome shotgun sequence includes:
- the LOC102055117 gene encoding medium-chain specific acyl-CoA dehydrogenase, mitochondrial-like isoform X2 — MLAFRASRMLQTIAGHGWRSRSSKPAQNIHISKPASGFSFELTDEQKEFQATARKFAVEEIIPVAAQYDKTGEYPFPLIKRAWELGLINSHIPESCGGLGLGSFEACLITEELAYGCTGVQTAIEANSLGQMPVIIAGNEQQQKKYLGRMTEEPMMCAYCVTEPGAGSDVAGIKTKAEKKGDEYVINGQKMWITNGGKANWYFLLARTNPDPKVPASKAFTGFIVEANSPGIQIGRKEMNMGQRCSDTRGIVFEDVRVPKENVLIAEGAGFKIAMGAFDKTRPPVAAGVVGLAKRALDEATKYALERKTFGKPIVEHQAVSFMLAEMAMKVELARMAYQRAAWEVDAGRRNTYYASIAKAFAGDVANQVATDAVQIFGGNGFNTEYPVEKLMRDAKIYQIYEGTAQIQRMIIAREHVAKYKA, encoded by the exons ATGCTCCAAACCATTGCAGGGCATGGATGGAGATCACGTTCCAGTAAACCTGCTCAAAACATACACATAAGCAAACCTGCATCTGGCTTTAGCTTTG aACTTACTGATGAACAGAAAGAGTTTCAAGCTACTGCTCGTAAATTTGCTGTGGAGGAGATCATTCCTGTTGCTGCACAATATGACAAAACTGGAGAG TATCCTTTTCCACTCATAAAACGGGCTTGGGAACTTGGTCTTATAAATTCACACATACCAGAAAGCTGTG GTGGTCTTGGCCTTGGCAGTTTTGAAGCGTGCCTTATTACGGAAGAGTTGGCTTACGGCTGTACCGGGGTTCAAACAGCCATCGAGGCGAACTCCCTAGGG caaatgCCAGTAATCATTGCAGGAAAtgagcagcaacagaaaaaatacttgggAAGAATGACAGAGGAACCAATGATGTGT gcTTACTGTGTAACAGAGCCTGGAGCAGGCTCTGATGTGGCTGGTATAAAAACCAAGgctgagaagaaaggagatgagTACGTTATTAATGGCCAGAAGATGTGGATCACAAACGGTGGGAAAGCAAACTG GTATTTTTTGCTAGCTCGTACCAATCCAGATCCAAAAGTCCCCGCAAGCAAAGCCTTTACTGGATTCATCGTGGAAGCAAATAGCCCTGGAATCCAAATTGGAAGAAAG gaAATGAATATGGGTCAGCGCTGCTCTGATACAAGGGGTATTGTCTTTGAAGACGTAAGAgttccaaaagaaaatgtattaatagCCGAGGGAGCTGGCTTTAAAATCGCAATGGGAGCTTTTGATAAGACCAGGCCACCC GTAGCAGCTGGTGTTGTTGGGTTAGCAAAAAGAGCACTCGATGAAGCTACTAAATATGCTTTGGAGAGAAAAACCTTTGGGAAACCAATTGTTGAA CACCAAGCGGTGTCTTTCATGCTTGCTGAAATGGCAATGAAAGTGGAACTGGCTAGGATGGCTTACCAAAGGGCTGCGTGGGAAGTCGATGCCGGTCGCAGGAATACCTACTATGCTTCCATCGCAAAAGCGTTCGCGGGTGACGTTGCAAACCAAGTAGCTACAGATGCAGTGCAGATTTTTGGAGGAAATGGATTTAATACTGAATATCCTGTAGAAAAACTAATGAGAGATGCTAAGATCTACCAG ATTTATGAAGGGACTGCTCAGATTCAAAGGATGATCATAGCTCGTGAACACGTTGCCAAATACAAAGCTTAA
- the LOC102055117 gene encoding medium-chain specific acyl-CoA dehydrogenase, mitochondrial-like isoform X1: MLAFRASRQMLQTIAGHGWRSRSSKPAQNIHISKPASGFSFELTDEQKEFQATARKFAVEEIIPVAAQYDKTGEYPFPLIKRAWELGLINSHIPESCGGLGLGSFEACLITEELAYGCTGVQTAIEANSLGQMPVIIAGNEQQQKKYLGRMTEEPMMCAYCVTEPGAGSDVAGIKTKAEKKGDEYVINGQKMWITNGGKANWYFLLARTNPDPKVPASKAFTGFIVEANSPGIQIGRKEMNMGQRCSDTRGIVFEDVRVPKENVLIAEGAGFKIAMGAFDKTRPPVAAGVVGLAKRALDEATKYALERKTFGKPIVEHQAVSFMLAEMAMKVELARMAYQRAAWEVDAGRRNTYYASIAKAFAGDVANQVATDAVQIFGGNGFNTEYPVEKLMRDAKIYQIYEGTAQIQRMIIAREHVAKYKA, encoded by the exons cagATGCTCCAAACCATTGCAGGGCATGGATGGAGATCACGTTCCAGTAAACCTGCTCAAAACATACACATAAGCAAACCTGCATCTGGCTTTAGCTTTG aACTTACTGATGAACAGAAAGAGTTTCAAGCTACTGCTCGTAAATTTGCTGTGGAGGAGATCATTCCTGTTGCTGCACAATATGACAAAACTGGAGAG TATCCTTTTCCACTCATAAAACGGGCTTGGGAACTTGGTCTTATAAATTCACACATACCAGAAAGCTGTG GTGGTCTTGGCCTTGGCAGTTTTGAAGCGTGCCTTATTACGGAAGAGTTGGCTTACGGCTGTACCGGGGTTCAAACAGCCATCGAGGCGAACTCCCTAGGG caaatgCCAGTAATCATTGCAGGAAAtgagcagcaacagaaaaaatacttgggAAGAATGACAGAGGAACCAATGATGTGT gcTTACTGTGTAACAGAGCCTGGAGCAGGCTCTGATGTGGCTGGTATAAAAACCAAGgctgagaagaaaggagatgagTACGTTATTAATGGCCAGAAGATGTGGATCACAAACGGTGGGAAAGCAAACTG GTATTTTTTGCTAGCTCGTACCAATCCAGATCCAAAAGTCCCCGCAAGCAAAGCCTTTACTGGATTCATCGTGGAAGCAAATAGCCCTGGAATCCAAATTGGAAGAAAG gaAATGAATATGGGTCAGCGCTGCTCTGATACAAGGGGTATTGTCTTTGAAGACGTAAGAgttccaaaagaaaatgtattaatagCCGAGGGAGCTGGCTTTAAAATCGCAATGGGAGCTTTTGATAAGACCAGGCCACCC GTAGCAGCTGGTGTTGTTGGGTTAGCAAAAAGAGCACTCGATGAAGCTACTAAATATGCTTTGGAGAGAAAAACCTTTGGGAAACCAATTGTTGAA CACCAAGCGGTGTCTTTCATGCTTGCTGAAATGGCAATGAAAGTGGAACTGGCTAGGATGGCTTACCAAAGGGCTGCGTGGGAAGTCGATGCCGGTCGCAGGAATACCTACTATGCTTCCATCGCAAAAGCGTTCGCGGGTGACGTTGCAAACCAAGTAGCTACAGATGCAGTGCAGATTTTTGGAGGAAATGGATTTAATACTGAATATCCTGTAGAAAAACTAATGAGAGATGCTAAGATCTACCAG ATTTATGAAGGGACTGCTCAGATTCAAAGGATGATCATAGCTCGTGAACACGTTGCCAAATACAAAGCTTAA